The Vicia villosa cultivar HV-30 ecotype Madison, WI linkage group LG1, Vvil1.0, whole genome shotgun sequence genome includes a region encoding these proteins:
- the LOC131598320 gene encoding uncharacterized protein LOC131598320, with amino-acid sequence MFPGRRGLKPLFMEGVAAFLSFAFAQECCRREGGVRCPCLKCGCRNIISDPSEVKRHLEVVGFRPNYWVWTSNGETMQEMNREASSSQTHIEPDINRADPGSSSSQMQCQEQFNFVEEMFTDALRVNVAYDEPQDMDGEELPNEKAQRFYQLLKEINIPLFEGSSDSKLSMCVRLLAAKSNWNVPDQCLEFFAKMMLDATPMKENMPISYYDAKRVVSKLGLEECKFCESPRYLVSSKGVDQRQNRIAVKSMFYLPIIPRLQRMFASMHSASQMAWHHTNRISSGMMRHPSDGEAWKHFDRVHPEFALEPRNVRLGLCSDGFTPYNFSGNAYSCWPVIVTPYNLPPEMCMTKPYMFLTCIIPGPSSPKAGIDVYLQPLIDDLKRLWVGAWTYDVSRKQNFNMRAALMWTINDFPAYGMLSGWGTHGKMGCPHCMNHTKAFTLDFGGKSSWFDCHRRFLPTNHEFRRNKDAFRKGIKVKDLPPPRLSSTQVWNNVCDLPKFTDYGETRRIKGYGVDHNWTKRSIFWDLPYWKDNLLRHNLDVMHIEKNFFDNVLNTVMDNEKTKDNEKARKDMELYCNRKELELKPRPNGKLLKPKACYTLTPQEAKAVCRWLNELRMPDGYSSNLARCADANTGKLHGMKSHDCHIFMERLLPIAFSSLPKNVLNPLTEISQFFKDICASTLRVDDIIKLDRNIPVILCKLEQIFPPGFFDSMEHLPVHLAYEAFLGGPVQYRWMYPFERFMGDSKRSVKNKARVEGSICAHYIHRETSHFCSHYFNHMMLSPRIIRNEVHFSERSQFTLSVFSRPGRPAGKKSEHWLSQKEMQSAHVHVLINCVEVKPYLEAFGTYYYQSTGEQPSTGYTHAYFPTWFKQQLSCIVTLSPDLIHLRNLSEGPSQRVNEWHTYFVNGYKFHTDEWSVGKKTVNSGVVVKGVTEGGEDDFYGVITHIYELVYNYMDSENKVVLFYCDWYDPSSRGTKIDKKYNIVEIRRDRKYKEYDPFIMAHNVRQVYYVPYPSITPRKREWCVVIKSNPMGHIETDELMEDVAYQHDEISPVNEVIETEEIVSLCDTAVDGQQVDASILLSTNPMEEEHEELGESEDNNIRCDEDNEDYDDE; translated from the exons atgTTTCCTGGACGACGTGGGCTTAAACCACTTTTTATGGAAGGAGTTGCCGCGTTTCTCTCGTTtgcgtttgctcaagaatgttgtcgcAGGGAAGGAGGGGTAAGGTGTCCGTGTTTAAAGTGTGGTTGCAGAAATATTATCAGTGACCCTAGTGAAGTGAAACGTCACTTGGAGGTAGTGGGTTTTAGGCCAAATTACTGGGTTTGGACATCTAATGGGGAAACAATGCAGGAGATGAATAGAGAGGCTTCTAGTAGTCAAACACATATAGAACCAGATATAAATAGAGCTGATCCAGGGAGTAGTTCATCACAAATGCAATGCCAGGAGCAATTTAATTTTGTCGAGGAGATGTTCACTGACGCATTAAGGGTGAATGTGGCGTATGATGAACCACAAGacatggatggagaagagctcccgaaTGAGAAAGCTCAAaggttttatcagttgttgaaagaaataaatataccATTGTTTGAGGGGTCTTCTGACTCTAagctatcaatgtgtgtgagacttTTGGCTGCgaagtcaaattggaatgttcctgatcagtgtttagaATTCTTTGCGAAAATGATGTTGGACGCGACTCCTATGAAAGAAAACATGCCTATAAGTTATTATGATGCAAAGAgggtggtgtcgaagttgggattAGAA gaatgtaagttttgcgaGAGTCCGAGGTATTTAGTTAGCAGTAAAGGAGTTGACCAAAGACAAAATCGCATTGCAGTGAAATCTATGTTCTATCTACCAATAATACCTAGGTTGCAAAGAATGTTTgcatcaatgcacagtgcaagccaAATGGCATGGCACCATACAAACAGAATTAGTTCAGGCATgatgcgacatccatctgatggcgaggcatggaaacacTTTGATAGAGTTCATCCTGAATTTGCACTTGAACCTAGGAATGTCCgacttggattatgctcagatggtttcaCTCCTTATAATTTTTCAGGAAatgcatattcttgttggccagtaaTTGTTACCCCGTACAatctccctcctgagatgtgcatgacgaaACCTTACATGTTTTTGACATGCATCATTCCGGGACCGTCGAGTCCAAAGGCAGGAATCGATGTTTATttgcaacctttaattgatgatctcAAGAGGCTGTGGGTGGGAGCGTGGACTTATGATGTGTCtcgtaaacaaaattttaatatgcGAGCGGCTTTGATGTGGACAATTAATGACTTTcctgcatatggcatgttgtctggatgGGGTACACATGGTAAAATGGGATGTCCGCATTGCATGAATCACACAAAAGCGTTTACTTtggactttggtgggaaaagttcgtggtttgactgtcatcgTAGGTTCTTACCTACCAACCATGAATTTAGAAGGAATAAAGATGCTTTTAGAAAAGGAATAAAAGTAAAAGATCTACCTCCCCCTCGATTGTCATCGACTCAAGTATGGAATAATGTTTGTGACCTACCAAAATTCACAGACTATGGTGAAACACGTAGAATTAAAGGATATGGGGTTGACcataattggacaaaaagaagtatcttTTGGGACCTTCCATATTGGAAGGATAATTTGTTGCGTCATAAtcttgatgttatgcatattgagaagaacttTTTTGATAATGTGCTTAACACGGTGATGGATAATGAGAAGACAAAAGACAATGAGAAGGCTAGGAAAGACATGGAACTTTATTGTAATCGAAAAGAATTGGAGTTGAAACCTCGACCAAACGGaaaattattaaaacccaaggcttgttacACTCTTACTCCCCAAGAAGCAAAAGCTGTATGTCGGTGGTTAAATGAATTGAGGATGCCTGATGGTTATTCTTCTAACCTGGCAAGATGTGCTGACGCCAACACTGGTAAattgcatggaatgaaaagtcacgattgtcatATTTTCATGGAACGATTACTTCCAATTGCATTCAGTTCACTGCCCAAGAATGTGCTTAATCCACTTACTGAGATCAGTCAATTTTTTAAAGACATTTGTGCTTCAACTTTAAGAGTAGACGACATCATTAAATTGGACCGAAATATTCCTGTCATTCTTTGCAAGTTGGAGCAAATATTCCCGCCAGGTTTCTTTGATTCTATGGAGCATCTCCCTGTGCATCTTGCTTATGAAGCTTTTCTAGGTGGACCTGTTCAATATAGATGGATGTATCCATTTGAAcgattcatgggtgattcaaagcgatcagttAAAAATAAGGCACGAGTTgagggatcaatttgtgcacattATATACATcgcgaaacatcacatttttgctctCATTATTTCAATCACATGATGTTGTCTCCAAGAATCATAAGGAACGAAGTTCACTTcagtgaaagaagtcaatttacctTATCAGTTTTCAGTCGTCCAGGCCGTCCCGCAGGGAAGAAGAGTGAGCATTGGCTTTCACAAAAAGAAATGCAATCTGCTCATGTTCATGTGCTGATTAACTGCGTCGAAGTtaaaccatatcttga GGCATTTGGTACCTACTATTATCAAAGCACAGGCGAACAACCATCGACTGGTTACACACATGCCTATTTTCCAACATGGTTTAAGCAACAATTATCATGTATTGTTACACTAAGTCCTGACTTAATACATTTGCGAAATTTGTCTGAAGGCCCTAGTCAACGTGtaaatgaatggcacacataTTTTGTAAACGGTTACAAATTTCACACTGATGAATGGAGTGTAGGGAAGAAAACCGTAAACAGTGGTGTAgtcgtaaaaggagttacagaggGTGGTGAGGACGACTTCTATGGGGTTATCACACATATTTACGAGTTGGTTTATAATTATATGGActcggaaaataaagttgtcttattTTATTGTGATTGGTATGATCCATCTTCTAGAGGaacaaaaattgataaaaagtATAACATTGTTgagattcgaagagatagaaagtacaaagagtatgaccctttcattATGGCACAtaatgttaggcaagtttattatgtaccttatccttcaaTTACCCCACGGAAACGAGAATGGTGTGTTGTAATCAAATCCAACCCAATGGGTCACATTGAGACTGATGAGTTAATGGAAGATGTTGCATACCAACATGATGAGATTTCACCTGTTAATGAGGTAATTGAAACCGAGGAGATTGTAAGTTTGTGTGATACTGCAGTTGATGGTCAACAAGTTGACGCAAGTATCTTGTTGTCAACAAATCCTATGgaagaagagcatgaagagcTGGGAGAGTCTGAAGACAATAATATCAGATGCGATGAAGACAACGAAGATTATGATGATGAATAA
- the LOC131598325 gene encoding uncharacterized protein LOC131598325: protein MPPKKDDKGKGQQKPRRTRFIVEEVPNSDMFVPMPRSTPRYTTPPMHPTPPMHPTPPMHPTPPMHPTPPMSGSFTGLLSMPPGSSFFCPPGYSYPTYFPTETGGSSMPLPMHMGTGGSGSMPLPMHMETGGSSMPLPIPSEDDTSAPGDTSAPGDTSGHGDTSAEEQTKRKRILKKNTTQTIKYHEGRLVIYPDAGSIVPSHQAVSIITNIIKEKYTQFWPSYGAVHEDDKEKWFQAFKEYCIWDVRDEAAIKENFHSKCAARFSDTMRNVRLKWEAKGTRPRWIGEDIFPKLIDHWNSDKFKEISEQAKKNRASEVGGCNYAAGSISVAEVARRMREELGRTPLLNELHMETHLKRNGEFIDERAKITQENFDKELALKLSEHPEIPEPPPGYPVDPSIGFQTWYKVSGGKKKNGRVYCAGGYSKNIKRRSRDFKMRYADGEGSSTPPILTAEMLETVRNLANTEAAQQNMGGGGFGGTSGYGGADEEEEEQDGGNN, encoded by the exons ATGCCACCCAAAAAAGATGATAAAGGTAAGGGTCAACAAAAGCCTCGTCGCACTAGATTCATTGTAGAGGAGGTTCCTAACTCAGATATGTTTGTTCCTATGCCACGCTCTACCCCACGCTATACTACACCGCCTATGCATCCTACACCGCCTATGCACCCTACACCGCCTATGCATCCTACACCGCCTATGCATCCTACACCGCCCATGTCTGGATCTTTCACTGGATTACTATCCATGCCCCCTGGATCAAGTTTTTTTTGTCCTCCTGGATACTCTTACCCCACATATTTTCCTACGGAGACAGGTGGATCTAGCATGCCATTACCCATGCATATGGGGACAGGTGGATCTGGTAGCATGCCATTACCCATGCATATGGAGACAGGTGGATCTAGCATGCCATTACCCATCCCTTCAGAAGATGATACCAGTGCTCCTGGAGATACCAGTGCTCCTGGAGATACCAGCGGTCATGGAGATACTAGTGCTGAGGAGCAAACGAAGAGGAAgcgtattttgaaaaaaaatacgaCTCAAACAATTAAGTATCATGAGGGCAGACTAGTCATTTATCCCGATGCAGGATC aaTTGTTCCCTCACATCAGGCAGTATCGATCATAACAAATATTATTAAAGAGAAGTACACACAATTCTGGCCGTCTTATGGAGCTGTACATGAAGATGATAAGGAAAAATGGTTTCAGGCATTTAAG GAGTATTGTATTTGGGATGTTAGAGATGAGGCCGCGATTAAAGAAAACTTTCACTCAAAATGCGCTGCTCGATTTTCTGATACTATGAGGAATGTTAGACTGAAATGGGAAGCAAAAGGGACACGTCCACGTTGGATAGGAGAAGATATATTCCCAAAGCTTATTGATCATTGGAATTCTGATAAGTTTAAGGAAATATCGGAGCaggcaaagaaaaatagagcatCTGAAGTTGGTGGCTGCAACTACGCAGCAGGAAGTATTAGTGTGGCTGAAGTTGCGCGAAGAATg cgTGAAGAATTAGGCAGAACTCCACTTCTTAATGAGCTTCACATGGAGACTCATCTCAAGAGAAATGGAGAGTTTATTGACGAGCGCGCAAAAATCACACAA gagaatTTTGATAAAGAACTTGCCTTAAAGTTGTCAGAGCATCCTGAAATACCTGAACCACCACCGGGGTATCCTGTTGACCCTAGTATTGGTTTTCAAACTTGGTATAAGGTTTCAGgtggaaagaagaaaaatgggaGAGTGTATTGTGCTGGAGGGTATTCCAAAAATATCAAGCGGCGTAGTAGAGATTTCAAAATGAGATATGCTGATGGAGAAGGATCATCCACTCCACCTATATTAACCGCTGAAATGCTTGAAACTGTGAGAAACTTGGCAAATACTGAGGCAGCACAACAA AATATGGGTGGTGGTGGATTTGGAGGAACTAGTGGATATGGAGGAGctgatgaagaagaggaggaacaaGATGGGGGGAATAATTAA
- the LOC131598330 gene encoding uncharacterized protein LOC131598330, which yields MHHRIWFFKPIIQIDGTWLYGKYKGTLLMAVAQDGNNNIFPIAFALVEEETATAWSFFLKNLRAKVAPQPDICLILDMHASIGSAYNNPANGWHDPPSTRVYDIRHITQNFMRKIKDKFLTNHLVNAGYALNQPGFQYYRREIELSNPDAGRWIYSIDRARWTRSYDDWARWGHMPTNLVESMNDVFKGIRNLPVMALVSATYFRMAILFATRGKRWNSVLQTQQVYNDVCMNYVQQESAKGNTHRVTEFDRHGHTFSVKEIIDHNQRLPRQQYRISIPDRWCDCGQFQAYHIPYSHAIVSCSHSHFDALSLVSPIYKVLTLLNVYDNYFSVVAMETYWPVYDGETVNAPE from the coding sequence atgcatcaTCGGATTTGGTTTTtcaagccgattattcaaattgatggaacctgGTTGTATGGGAAATACAAAGGAACGTTACTGATGGCAGTCGCGCAAGATGGAAACAACAATatttttccaatagcctttgctTTGGTAGAAGAAGAAACAGCTActgcttggagtttctttttgAAGAATCTTCGAGCTAAAGTTGCTCCACAACCTGATATTTGTTTGATTTTGGACATGCACGCTTCTATTGGCAGCGCATACAATaatccggcaaatggttggcacgACCCCCCGTCTACGCGTGTCTACGACATTAGGCATATCACACAAAATTTTATGCGAAagatcaaagataaatttttgaCGAACCATTTGGTGAAtgcggggtatgccttaaaccaacctggatttcaatactaccgccgtGAAATAGAGTTGTCAAATCCAGATGCGGGGAGGTGGATTTACAGCATTGACAGagcgagatggactaggtcatacgacgattGGGCGAGGTGGGGCCACATgcctacaaatcttgtggaatcaatgaacgacGTTTTCAAGggcatacgaaacctacctgtaaTGGCTTTGGTGAGTGCAACATATTTTCGGATGGCAATTTTGTTTGCCACAAGAGGTaagcggtggaattcagtgttacagaCACAACAGGTATACAACGATGTCTGCATGAACTATGTGCAACAGGAATCTGCCAAGGGAAACACTCATCGAGTTACAGAGTTtgaccgtcatggccacaccttcagtgtcaAAGAAATAATTGACCACAACCAGAGGCTGCCACGACAACAGTATAGGATCTCAatcccagatcgttggtgcgactgtggccaatttcaagcgtATCACATTCCTTACTCCCATGCCATTGTATCATGTTCACAtagtcactttgatgcattatcattGGTATCACCCATTTACAAGGTATtaacgttgctcaacgtatacgacaattacttttCGGTGGTAGCGATGGAGACATATTGGCCTGTGTATGACGGGGAAACTGTTAATGCGCCGGAATAA